Below is a window of Gossypium hirsutum isolate 1008001.06 chromosome A12, Gossypium_hirsutum_v2.1, whole genome shotgun sequence DNA.
CGCtctttcacattcatcattaaATATATACTAGTTAAGAattattaattatcattttaaaaataatttaatattttcctttcattaattatataatttttttttataaatttctcaaCCAGCATATCATATTTGACTTTTGTTCATTTTAAAATGATTctcaaatcattaaaaaaaacatgcTAAAGTGgattcaaattatttaattgcTCACTAGCAAAAATAtagattaagttaaaatttaattaaatataaatattaatttctaaaataaatatcTATAGGTATTAGTTTCCTATAAGTTTTCCCCCATGTTCTatcttttttcatttatttccaatttcccctttatttatttttatattttggatgAAACCATTTCTAAATTTATAGTGTGACTATGCTTTGTTGCAGTAGAATAGGAAGGCTAAGTTGCCTCTTCTACATTCAAAACGAATAACATAATTGCTTAAATACTACTGTATTAGCACATGATCGCGTGGGTGggataatatatttataaacaatttaggtATAAAAAAAGGTTTATTATTCAACACATAAAATTGAAGTTTTAaggattttaatgtttttttatgtttaagtttagtcatttgtaaatttattttaggtttaatttttattataaattttatataaaaacataaaagaaaacaaaaatactctcgtaataatttgaatattttttaaagaattattattttatttgatacttaagtttaattataatgttcaatttaatatctaaattaatattaCGTGGTTCAATAAATGTATGATATAAAtgcacataaatattaaattggaacaatcaaaaaaacttaaatactaaattaaatattataattaaactcaaaattcaaattaaaccgatactaaataatatatcaattggttttcaagtaaaagatttttatgataattttctacctaaataggTATTTGATCACACCAACTCatactttttaaattaataaaatataaaaacctaaatttcaTAGCTGATGTGGACATgtaatttttaatcaattttgtgTTGGGTATTTTACACCGTTGTTTGACCGCTAGAGTCACATGTTCATCGTTTCTCATTTGTTTACTCTCATGTTTTCCGTGTTTTACGTTTCCAAGATGTTCAATTTTGATTTTCATCTCACCATCTATAGAGTTATTcatctattttaataaaaatacaagtTGGTTTCACATACCATATTAcactcttctatttttttttaagtctTATGTTAGGTTTAATCCActgaacttttgaaaaataacttttggaaaagttaatattttttaaagtttagatAAATTCGTGtaaaatactttttattatttgataaattttttaaaaatatttcataaaagttttcaatcaaataaacatacatttaagattATGATAAGTAGTGGATTGATTACAAAGTGATGTTAagatgaaattataataaataatgaatcttcatgatattaaagattaaattgtaaactttgtaaaatttataattgaatcaagagaagtgatatgcatgaaaattAGTCATGTGAAACcagatattataatgaattatttgattgaagtacttatatggtgaaaaataaattacatggtaatagggattaaattgaaaaaagtacaaaagtttaagtgtgaaacaatttaatatatgaataaggaaattatggtaaaagtttaattaatgtgttatgagatgatgaaatatgcataaagtattataaaagtaaatttgtgggaaaatatggaaattttatgataacaatgactaaattgttaaacttgagaaaatatgtggatgaaataatagaagtgaaatacatagaaatttgatatgtgaaacaagatattgagataaattatgtgattaaaatgcaacaagaaagaaaattgatttaatatgattaattagtgaatacTGAACTTTAACCCCATGTTTGGGTTGGGTATGGGAGTGTTATAGTGTGTAGAGCCTGATCATTTTGAAAAATATCTTATGGAAAAGAAATTAATAAGACATTTTACGGAAATAAAGGGTAATTTTACGTTGACCATcctattttacatgaaacaaatataaggaaaaattaaaaataatatccgTAAATGCTTTtacatttaaacaaataaatcctTCACTGTTGTTTGAAATTAAACATGACAACAAAGGATGTTTCTCTTTTTCCTATATAAATACTATTACCATTGGTGCTTAATCGATTTCCTTCTCGGTTATAatggttaatttatttttattagattgtgatatttcatgaaaattttatataataaatttaaaattttaatataatattaaaatatgatttttgttgaaataataaagttaaagatttaattttttttgaattacatTATATgatgtaaattttatataaaattataagattattataaaaataatggacttttaataactttataattaaattgagaataattaacattaattcaatcaaaattttaaatataatatatatagatataaattaatttataatcgAATGATGGACTTAACCAAATTCtaatatatataagaataaattgataataatttttgATTAAAATCTAAACAAACTTCCATctgttctttttttcaaaattttttgctTCTACAGCTGATAGGAATTGAGCTCCATCACCATCACTGTAACTGAAGTCCAAAAGTTAATCACTTTTGCAATGCACCTTACTTAGGATAGGGCAAACCGTGGGAAGAAATATTGGATTAATTTTCCATGGTATTACTAATTTAGGATGTTTGTACTGTGGCAGGTGAAAAGAAGGATGTGGGCCTTAGAGTAGGTATTATTTGGTTACCATTATCACCAAGTGTTGTTTCCGCAAATGTTTTTAGTGAAAAGTTGAACTTTCTCTTTGCTTtatcttctttcttctttaggCCTTGGGATAGCTGGTGCAGTTATAGCTGGTATACTTATTGGAATCGGCATTTTATGCTTCAAACGAAGACAACCAGCAGCCGGGGTTAAGAACAAGTACCTTCCAACACCTCCCTCAAGTACAGGACCCTCCACTACTTCTACTACTCATCTGTCTCAAACCATCCCTTCATATTCCCCCTCAAATTATGACATCGAAAAAGAAAGCACTTACTTTGGAACTCACGTCTTTCGTTATCAAGAACTTGAGGAAGCCACTGATAATTTCAATCCTGATAAACAACTTGGAGAAGGAGGCTTTGGCACTGTTTATTATGGTAAGACATTAACTTCTCAAACATAACTCGCTCTTCACCATTAATTTCCTTGTATTTGCTTCATCATTAGGTATGCTCAGTGATGGGCGCGAAGTTGCGGTTAAGCGCCTATACAAGACCAATTTCAAGCGTGTTGATCAGTACATGAATGAAATCGAGATCTTCCCTCGAATACGCCACCCGAACCTTGTCACACTCTATGGATGTACTTCGAAACGTAGCACAGAACTTCTCCTTGTTTACGAGTACATTCCTAATGGAACCGTAGCTGATCATTTATATGGGAAGCTATCAAACAGCGGTTTCCTTACTTGGCCTATTAGGCTGAGCATTGCAGTAGAGACAGCGAATGCACTAGCTCACCTCCATGCATCGGATATCATACATCGCGATGTTAAGACGGCTAACATTCTCCTAGACAATAGTTTCGAAGTAAAAGTAGCTGATTTCGGTCTTTCACGATTGTTTCCTGATGGTGTTACTCATGTCTCAACTGCTCCACAAGGCACGCCCGGTTACGTTGACCCTGAGTATTTCCAGTGCTACCAGCTCAGTGAGAAGAGTGATGTTTATAGTTACGGAGtggtcttgtttgaacttatatCCGCAAAACCGGCAGTGGACACCAGTAGGCACCGAGATGATATTAATTTGGCTAACATGGGTATGAGCAGAATAAGGAACCATGCATTGCATGAATTGGTTGATCCATCTCTTCGATTGGAGAACGATTATGCGACGAAAAAAATGGTGACTGCAGTTGCGGAACTGGCTTCACGGTGTTTACAACAAGAGAGGGATATGAGACCTTCCATGGAACAAGTGTTGCAGACATTGATAGGAATTCAGGGTGAGCAGATAGGATAGCAGAAAGCGGAAAAAGAGAATGTAATTGTAGGCGTCAGGAAATTAGCTAAACACCAAACAAAACCTTTTTTTCCCCGTTGGATCGGCAGTTTCATTATTCAATCATCAATAAATTGCGTTAAGTACAAGCATTTTTTAATATAGCTTTTTCAATATCAGATTCAAAATTTGCTCCATTATCGTGCAAATCTTTCCTAGAAAATTCAACTACTATTTTTTTTTCCCaggaaaatataaaagagaaGTACAATAAGAAGTCAAAAATGAGATTTGTTTGATAGATACAAAAGATACTTGAAAGGGTTCATATTAAAAAAATCGTACTGAAATGCATTTTTGGAAAACGCTTGTTTTCTACTAGCGATGGAACTTCTAACACTTTCAACTCACCTACTtaaaataatggaaaaaaaattgtttactaATAAGCATAGGAATGTTTTAGAATCTAAAGAGAAGTAAATGATTAAAAGAATGACAAATCGGAGTTAATTTCCCACCATTACTAATTCATGTATCAATCAGTTATTGCTCACAAACTTTGTCGATAGTAGTAGTAACAATAGAAACCGGCAGAATCATTAACTCAGGAGAAGCGGGTGGGAGAAACTATGCCAATTTgacatttttctttctttgcCTAAGTGCTTTTGTACATCAATTAAcccagataataataataataataataataataataataataataataataataatatgaaaattttctcTTTACCGTGggtgacaaaattgaaaaataatttgagTAATTAAATGAATGCGTCTAAAAAATTAAGTGATCAAATGAGTAATTTGCGTTATCTTTTATTTGGTCCGATGATAAGACTGAAAGTGTTCTTCATCCCTTGAGGAGATATTTTATTATGTTCcaagaagaaaatgaaattgGCTCCATATGCCCTTTTTGCTTTTTATCTATCTACCAATAATACATATACAAACCTGGAAAAAACTTTgaaataacagaaaatattttttattttatcatatcactaaattaattttaaaaaagaattataatttaattaaaaattattaatttaaataattatactaattttaaaatagaattattatttagattgactctaagcataaaatatagataattatcatttataattatttgttaaaaaatgagttaaaacatttttttaaatttatgctaattttattgatgtaaaatagaattattacttgaatagaactTTAACCCTcttaattattacttaattaatattatagttatatactaattaaaattaaaatttatctttataAAGAGCATCGGTAATTAGGCATATTTAATAAAGtagtatttaataaaatttgctaataaaaaaatagaaaaaaataaagtaaagtcaTGTTTTTTTAAAGAGGTAATATTGAATCATATTCAAAAAATAATGGCATTAAAGAGTGCTTAAAGATTATATTAATTCATGACGAGGTAATATAATataatgatattatttttaaaaaaaattctatttgttAATTGTTTGGTGCAAGAGAAAAACttttcatatgttttttttttaataaaacatattaggCTTTATTACTTTCAAATCGAAAGCAAACAAAACCCAAACAATTCtacagaattaaaaaaaaaaaatcacgcAGACCCAAATAAAAGGCCCAAGCTTATCTAAAAACAATatcaaaacaaaaaaggaaactcTAAAAAGTCTATACCACCGTTCCATTGCCCAATTAGCTCAATCCTTGGCAACCGTCCCAACACCTGCaattaatttcaatttccgaCGGTTCCAAAGTGTAGAGAGAAGTGAATAGCGTTTCCTTTCATCTTTCACAGTAACTCTCTCTTGCTCTGTTCCTTACCACCGCTTCACCTTCTTTAGTCTGGTTCCCTTGCTCTCTCCACTGTCATCTAATGCTCCGCATACGAAGGGACTCCCTCCTCCAGGTAAAAGGACTCACCCCCTCTCAGTTTTTCTTTCTCAATCACGTGGGCTAACTCATTGGACGATCTTGGTATATGGTTGAAAAAGATCTATTGAAATTTGTCTCTcaactgatatatttttttatataagcaTCGATTACTGATGTATCCAGATGTATTGACCGACTTTTCTTAACTGTTGACAATGAATCGCCCTCGATTATTACTCGCAACCAACCTCATTTTATACCAGTTTGCACTGCTCGATGACAAAACCCCTTTATGGGTCTCCGCTCGTGAAAGTACCACTTCCCCTTAAACATTCCTTGCCATAATACCTGAAGCCGATCGTAATATTTATCCGTCAAAAGCGCCATCAAAGTTGATTTTAATGGTTGAACCCATGGTACCCACCAGCACACCAATCCAGTTTCTTTTGTAAGTGTCCTCTTTTCTGTCTCAGTAATCTCTGCAGTGTAACCTCTaatgaaatgtgctatatccctCTCTGTAGCAAACTTTCTCTCATGGACCCTTATGTTCCTATCTCGCCAGATAGCCCAGAGTGCGTAGCAGAAAAGCCGTCGCTAAGTGATAGAACATGCATCAAATACCCCAGTAAGCCAATGTCCAAATCCCCAATCTTGATTACTTAAGAAATGCGATAATTTAAGATCTGGCCATACTTCAATTGTTCGAGGCATACTCGAAACAAATGATCCATTGTTTCCTCCTCCCTTCCGCACCGAGGACAACATGATGTATTCACAAGTTTATTATATTTCATGTTAGCTAAAGTAATTCCAATAAATTTTTCAGATTGTAATTTCCTAGGGAGGTTTAGGCTCCATAGCTTTTTTGTAGAAATCACTAGAAATTATTTGTAAAGTGTAAGCACTAGAAACTCCCAAAATCTTCTGTAATAGTTTATAAGCACATCAGACAGAAAACTCCCATATGAAGACTCACCTCCCCACACCAACCAATCATCATGGGCCTCTTTTGCAAATGGAATATGAAGGATTTGAGTTGCATCTAATGCCGAGAAGGTGATGGGTTTCggaaccataaaaaataattcttaCAGTAAAATAACTCTAAACAGTAGTAAAAAGTAGTAAAAAGTGGTAGTAGGGTGAGTCCATAGGGATTGGATATTATaatcaactttcgcattttactTGTGATTAGAATTTTTGTTGTGTCAAAAGTCGTGGCAGAAGTCATGCCCATGACTTCAAACGGACCTGttgaaaaacaaacaaattaaggGAGTTTTGAAAATGTTTAGAAAGTAATAATCGAAATAgcataaataaacaattaattaatattggaaataaatttaaattgggAAATAAATTCGGATAATAAGCCTTAGCCCTAGAGTTGGTGGATTCTAGATTTCTGAATCTATtctcaaaaattaattttctcctccAAACAATAAATTAGTTATAGCAGTCAAGAATGTCTTAACCACTAGTTCTTCCTCTCGAAGTAAAtcaacccttaccgattatctaaccgagatacacgtGTTTCTAATTCAAGATTTCGGCAGTCTTGTACTCTGAAGAACCCAACTTAGATTAACGGCCTCAACTACGTGGGTCGTGTAAACCCAATTACTTCTCCATTGATTTGTTCTTGGATATCCGAATACAGCACGACCAACTCGTTTCTCTAACTGTCTACAAACACGAATCCAACCCAATATGCActttttgacttgaaatcgagttaactttaagAGATGAATAGCCATTCCTGATACTTAGGGAAATATATAAATACTAATTGGAAGGATTTTTAGCATggatatgtaacacccttaactcgtaacCGTCGTCaaaacagggttatagagcattatcggagtttataGAACAAATACag
It encodes the following:
- the LOC107945838 gene encoding LEAF RUST 10 DISEASE-RESISTANCEUS RECEPTOR-LIKE PROTEIN KINASE-like 1.3, producing the protein MMPPPWFISILTMILSLAPKSMSANDENASSCSARIHCGDIQYIGYPFWGLDRPESCGYPGFRLNCNDDNPEISIMAATYRVLHIDTSSQLLQVARMDYTESICPTYLLNSSFYSTPFAYNRESTLDIWLFYGCQPLTDVQNNSTSTHRISSQFECTINETNIIGYYLTRNVSETSFDTVIRNTLGSCNYSVSIPVMSSEVPSLEEIRNLDILEEALSLGFELRWYANDSMCKSCEDSGGQCGHDLITAEFICYCSDESYPRDCRLTLQGEKKDVGLRVGLGIAGAVIAGILIGIGILCFKRRQPAAGVKNKYLPTPPSSTGPSTTSTTHLSQTIPSYSPSNYDIEKESTYFGTHVFRYQELEEATDNFNPDKQLGEGGFGTVYYGMLSDGREVAVKRLYKTNFKRVDQYMNEIEIFPRIRHPNLVTLYGCTSKRSTELLLVYEYIPNGTVADHLYGKLSNSGFLTWPIRLSIAVETANALAHLHASDIIHRDVKTANILLDNSFEVKVADFGLSRLFPDGVTHVSTAPQGTPGYVDPEYFQCYQLSEKSDVYSYGVVLFELISAKPAVDTSRHRDDINLANMGMSRIRNHALHELVDPSLRLENDYATKKMVTAVAELASRCLQQERDMRPSMEQVLQTLIGIQGEQIG